The Ooceraea biroi isolate clonal line C1 chromosome 1, Obir_v5.4, whole genome shotgun sequence genome has a window encoding:
- the LOC105283349 gene encoding venom serine protease has product MEFHWKFYWCMEFRAILFGLLLSFMMLSGVRAAGCNYYETLTPGEIKRVANPGFPNSYQGGNQCKWQLMSASPLKINCSVNILPSSDCSEDYLSIQFAGQNAHKYCGNGTFTVEGTNVTITLDTPYWTEGGKFLCQVEAEKSFNKYDCKCGWKNPTRIVGGSETGVNEYPMMAGLYDNSMKVLYCGATIISNQHVITAAHCLERRNISNIFVVVGEHDVNTVTETNATKPFRISKCDTHPYYQNNDNDIAVCKINGTIEFNAMVGPACLPFQHYHDSFGGDIVQALGWGLLDFGGAKSSTLQEVDLNVLSQVDCENYYPGINMDTHICTYTPGKDTCQMDSGGPVLRQDYTTQNLILVGITSFGVGCAGDEPAVDTRVGAYIDWIMNVTRGVQYCKME; this is encoded by the exons ATGGAGTTCCATTGGAAGTTCTACTGGTGCATGGAGT TCAGGGCAATTTTATTTGGCTTACTGCTATCTTTCATGATGCTGAGCGGTGTTAGAGCGGCCGGCTGCaattattatgaaactttGACACCTGGAGAAATAAAGCGTGTGGCCAATCCTGGGTTTCCTAACTCCTACCAAGGCGGAAATCAATGCAAATGGCAGCTGATGAGTGCTTCTCCTCTCAAAATAAATTGCAGCGTTAATATACTACCA AGCAGCGACTGCTCTGAAGACTATCTTTCTATACAATTTGCTGGACAAAATGCGCACAAGTATTGTGGCAACGGTACTTTTACCGTAGAAGGAACGAACGTCACTATAACACTGGATACACCGTATTGGACAGAGGGCGGTAAATTTTTATGCCAAGTTGAAGCagaaaaatcatttaataaatacgatTGCAAGTGCGGTTGGAAAAATCCT ACAAGAATAGTAGGCGGTTCAGAAACTGGAGTAAATGAATATCCTATGATGGCTGGGCTTTACGATAATTCCATGAAAGTGTTGTACTGTGGTGCAACCATAATATCCAACCAGCATGTAATAACGGCTGCCCATTGTctagaaagaagaaatattagtaatattttCGTTGTTGTTGGTGAACATGATGTTAATACAG TTACAGAGACGAATGCGACCAAGCCGTTTCGCATTAGCAAGTGCGATACACATCCTTATTATCAGAATAATGACAATGATATAGCTGTTTGCAAGATCAATGGAACCATAGAATTCAATGCTATGGTCGGTCCGGCTTGTTTACCTTTTCAGCACTATCACGACTCATTCGGTGGGGATATTGTACAAGCGCTAG GCTGGGGTCTATTGGATTTCGGTGGCGCCAAATCGTCTACGTTACAAGAAGTCGATTTGAATGTATTAAGTCAAGTGGACTGCGAAAACTATTATCCCGGTATAAACATGGACACTCATATATGCACTTACACTCCAGGAAAGGACACTTGTCAA ATGGATAGCGGTGGACCTGTCCTACGGCAAGATTATACCACTCAGAATTTGATATTAGTTGGTATTACGAGTTTCGGTGTTGGTTGTGCCGGTGACGAGCCCGCCGTTGATACACGCGTAGGAGCTTATATAGATTGGATAATGAACGTAACACGCG GTGTTCAGTATTGCAAAATGGAATAA
- the LOC113562621 gene encoding venom serine protease-like isoform X1 produces MRAKTVRAISFGSLLSFMMLSGVRASDCNYSLNLTPGQIYYVINPGYPNGYKGENHCEWRLTSPYVIYITCSIDIPRDRDCSAGSLTIKFPGQIIPPKYCGKGNVTLEGKNPTITLDTPSWAPGGVFLCQVQSEKPFDEYDCECGWKNPTKAPTIVGGSETGVNEYPMMAGLYDNSMKVLYCGATIISNQHVITAAHCLENRNINNIFVVVGEHDVNTVTETNATKPFRISKCDTHPYYRGSENDIAVCKIIGTIEFSTAVGPVCLPFQHHRDTFGGAIVQALGWGLLDFGGAKSSTLQKVHLNVINPAKCKSYYPGINMDNHVCTYTPGKDTCQMDSGGPVLWQNPTTHNLVLVGITSFGVGCAGDEPAVDTRVGAYIDWIMSVTRGVRYCKME; encoded by the exons ATGCGTGCAAAAACAg TCAGGGCAATTTCATTTGGCTCACTGCTATCTTTCATGATGCTGAGTGGCGTTAGAGCGTCTGACTGTAATTATTCTCTAAATTTGACACCTggacaaatatattatgtgaTAAATCCTGGATATCCTAATGGCTACAAAGGCGAAAATCATTGCGAATGGCGATTAACAAGTCCTTATGTTATCTATATAACTTGCAGCATTGATATACCACGA gaTCGCGACTGCAGTGCAGGTAGTCTTACTATAAAATTTCCTGGACAAATTATTCCACCCAAGTATTGCGGCAAAGGTAATGTTACCCTAGAAGGAAAGAACCCCACGATAACACTGGATACACCGTCTTGGGCACCGGGAGGTGTATTTTTATGCCAAGTTCAATCAGAAAAACCATTTGATGAATACGATTGCGAGTGCGGTTGGAAAAATCCT ACAAAAGCGCCGACAATAGTAGGTGGTTCGGAAACTGGAGTAAATGAATATCCTATGATGGCTGGGCTTTACGATAATTCCATGAAAGTGTTGTACTGTGGTGCAACCATAATATCCAACCAGCATGTAATAACGGCCGCCCATTGTCtagaaaacagaaatattaataatattttcgttgTTGTTGGTGAACATGATGTTAATACAG TTACAGAGACGAATGCGACCAAGCCGTTTCGCATTAGCAAGTGCGATACACATCCTTATTATCGGGGTAGTGAAAATGATATAGCTGTTTGCAAGATTATAGGAACCATAGAATTCAGTACTGCGGTCGGTCCGGTTTGTTTACCGTTTCAGCACCATCGAGACACATTCGGTGGTGCTATTGTACAAGCATTGG GCTGGGGTCTATTGGATTTCGGTGGCGCCAAATCGTCCACGTTACAGAAAGTCCATTTGAATGTAATAAATCCAGCGAAGTGCAAAAGCTATTATCCCGGTATAAACATGGACAATCACGTATGCACTTACACTCCAGGAAAGGACACCTGTCAA ATGGATAGCGGTGGACCTGTCTTGTGGCAAAATCCTACCACTCATAATCTGGTATTAGTTGGTATTACGAGTTTCGGTGTTGGTTGTGCCGGTGACGAGCCCGCCGTTGATACACGCGTAGGAGCTTATATAGATTGGATAATGAGCGTAACACGCG GTGTTCGCTATTGCAAAATGGAATAA
- the LOC113562621 gene encoding venom serine protease-like isoform X2: MMLSGVRASDCNYSLNLTPGQIYYVINPGYPNGYKGENHCEWRLTSPYVIYITCSIDIPRDRDCSAGSLTIKFPGQIIPPKYCGKGNVTLEGKNPTITLDTPSWAPGGVFLCQVQSEKPFDEYDCECGWKNPTKAPTIVGGSETGVNEYPMMAGLYDNSMKVLYCGATIISNQHVITAAHCLENRNINNIFVVVGEHDVNTVTETNATKPFRISKCDTHPYYRGSENDIAVCKIIGTIEFSTAVGPVCLPFQHHRDTFGGAIVQALGWGLLDFGGAKSSTLQKVHLNVINPAKCKSYYPGINMDNHVCTYTPGKDTCQMDSGGPVLWQNPTTHNLVLVGITSFGVGCAGDEPAVDTRVGAYIDWIMSVTRGVRYCKME, from the exons ATGATGCTGAGTGGCGTTAGAGCGTCTGACTGTAATTATTCTCTAAATTTGACACCTggacaaatatattatgtgaTAAATCCTGGATATCCTAATGGCTACAAAGGCGAAAATCATTGCGAATGGCGATTAACAAGTCCTTATGTTATCTATATAACTTGCAGCATTGATATACCACGA gaTCGCGACTGCAGTGCAGGTAGTCTTACTATAAAATTTCCTGGACAAATTATTCCACCCAAGTATTGCGGCAAAGGTAATGTTACCCTAGAAGGAAAGAACCCCACGATAACACTGGATACACCGTCTTGGGCACCGGGAGGTGTATTTTTATGCCAAGTTCAATCAGAAAAACCATTTGATGAATACGATTGCGAGTGCGGTTGGAAAAATCCT ACAAAAGCGCCGACAATAGTAGGTGGTTCGGAAACTGGAGTAAATGAATATCCTATGATGGCTGGGCTTTACGATAATTCCATGAAAGTGTTGTACTGTGGTGCAACCATAATATCCAACCAGCATGTAATAACGGCCGCCCATTGTCtagaaaacagaaatattaataatattttcgttgTTGTTGGTGAACATGATGTTAATACAG TTACAGAGACGAATGCGACCAAGCCGTTTCGCATTAGCAAGTGCGATACACATCCTTATTATCGGGGTAGTGAAAATGATATAGCTGTTTGCAAGATTATAGGAACCATAGAATTCAGTACTGCGGTCGGTCCGGTTTGTTTACCGTTTCAGCACCATCGAGACACATTCGGTGGTGCTATTGTACAAGCATTGG GCTGGGGTCTATTGGATTTCGGTGGCGCCAAATCGTCCACGTTACAGAAAGTCCATTTGAATGTAATAAATCCAGCGAAGTGCAAAAGCTATTATCCCGGTATAAACATGGACAATCACGTATGCACTTACACTCCAGGAAAGGACACCTGTCAA ATGGATAGCGGTGGACCTGTCTTGTGGCAAAATCCTACCACTCATAATCTGGTATTAGTTGGTATTACGAGTTTCGGTGTTGGTTGTGCCGGTGACGAGCCCGCCGTTGATACACGCGTAGGAGCTTATATAGATTGGATAATGAGCGTAACACGCG GTGTTCGCTATTGCAAAATGGAATAA